From a single Vampirovibrio chlorellavorus genomic region:
- a CDS encoding MlaD family protein encodes MKINRFLKSINQKVPLDRAIISDLLLWALMAALLLYGLYMVAIVLPAKRGQTIHLEFLNANEISRGAPVRLMGTDIGFVDNIRIERDHVDVTIQTDPDAIQIPSGSVFTVLFTGLGGAKSIEVTLPETPEPPKDGKPVYRVKEPISMRDTLNASLDSVQALQKGSENISDFFGKRKPVEELQFNIREALAMSTVATRNTASLNRALGSLQKDVNTYTQEGIKTFQTFYEGANKVNAITQPSQLRPLLLSLDNDLDHFHHAFVREGKLAHQITHQLNRFNQRVIRFNNSLTRVGQVVLRKPLPQWLDDIERGQQTMDGALARLEQTFPAGKTWDLAPARQKVQQFNQILLDGHKTADTLIQKGVIKPDASSGAGNSSHWSPSDQARPGIVSPEADRALPQVSDATFWQPVWDIILFFFS; translated from the coding sequence ATGAAGATCAATCGTTTTCTAAAATCTATCAACCAAAAAGTGCCCCTGGATAGGGCTATTATATCAGACCTGTTGCTGTGGGCGCTGATGGCCGCATTGCTGCTTTACGGCCTGTACATGGTGGCCATTGTGCTGCCCGCCAAGCGGGGCCAGACCATTCATCTGGAATTTTTGAACGCCAACGAGATCAGTCGGGGGGCTCCCGTTCGCCTGATGGGCACTGATATCGGGTTTGTGGATAACATTCGGATTGAGCGGGATCACGTGGATGTGACCATTCAAACCGATCCGGACGCCATCCAGATTCCCTCAGGCTCCGTTTTTACGGTGTTGTTTACCGGACTGGGTGGGGCCAAGAGTATTGAGGTGACCTTACCAGAGACCCCTGAACCCCCAAAAGATGGGAAGCCGGTCTATCGGGTCAAAGAACCCATTAGCATGCGGGATACCCTGAACGCCAGTTTGGACAGCGTGCAGGCCTTGCAAAAAGGCTCTGAAAATATCTCTGACTTTTTCGGGAAGCGAAAACCCGTGGAAGAACTGCAATTTAATATCAGGGAAGCCCTGGCAATGTCCACGGTGGCCACGCGCAATACGGCCAGCCTGAACCGGGCCCTGGGCAGCTTGCAAAAGGATGTTAATACTTACACGCAAGAAGGCATCAAAACTTTTCAGACCTTTTATGAGGGTGCCAACAAGGTCAACGCGATCACCCAGCCCAGCCAACTGCGACCATTGCTGTTATCGCTCGACAATGATCTCGACCATTTTCATCATGCGTTTGTCCGTGAAGGCAAATTGGCGCATCAAATTACCCATCAGTTGAATCGCTTTAACCAGCGCGTCATCCGGTTTAACAACAGTTTGACTCGTGTGGGGCAAGTTGTTTTGCGCAAGCCTTTGCCCCAGTGGCTGGATGATATTGAACGGGGTCAGCAGACCATGGATGGGGCCCTGGCTCGGCTGGAGCAAACCTTTCCTGCGGGTAAAACCTGGGATTTGGCCCCTGCCCGGCAGAAGGTACAACAGTTTAACCAGATTCTGCTGGACGGGCACAAGACAGCGGATACCTTGATACAAAAAGGGGTTATAAAGCCAGACGCATCGTCCGGAGCCGGTAATTCAAGCCATTGGAGCCCGTCGGATCAAGCGAGGCCGGGTATTGTCTCCCCCGAGGCTGACCGGGCCTTGCCCCAGGTATCGGATGCCACTTTTTGGCAGCCGGTGTGGGACATTATTCTCTTCTTCTTTTCGTAG
- a CDS encoding CPBP family intramembrane glutamic endopeptidase, which produces MPPVKSALSPGTVSAPSSDQLPPWDLYTVFVCLLSGYILVPLLLSNILLLIDPFMGPVRKVILEQGVTVLTWLIIFGGLHWRYGHLPHYLGLSMTRPRQYYQWETVLLILLSGGLTLLLSLLWAALTQWWPGLNLGTDPFADFSRSQIWAMSLFAVFTAPILEELIFRGLVQSTLHQRWGRIGSVFYGSLIFMLFHGSYLNNAKALTHVIVIGLCFAIWRERTRSLIPGMVAHWFNNLLATVLMLSGSG; this is translated from the coding sequence ATGCCCCCAGTTAAGTCAGCCCTGTCTCCGGGGACAGTGTCCGCACCGAGTTCCGACCAGCTGCCCCCCTGGGATTTATATACGGTTTTTGTATGCCTTTTATCAGGCTATATTCTGGTACCCTTGCTGTTGTCCAACATACTGCTGCTGATTGATCCGTTTATGGGGCCTGTACGCAAGGTGATACTGGAGCAAGGGGTCACCGTGCTGACCTGGCTGATCATTTTTGGTGGACTGCACTGGCGGTATGGGCATTTGCCCCATTACCTGGGACTTTCCATGACCCGACCCCGGCAATACTACCAATGGGAAACGGTCTTGCTCATTTTGCTGAGTGGTGGGCTGACCCTGCTATTAAGCCTGTTGTGGGCGGCCCTGACCCAGTGGTGGCCGGGGCTGAATCTGGGCACCGATCCCTTTGCCGATTTTTCCCGCTCCCAAATCTGGGCCATGTCGCTTTTCGCCGTTTTTACGGCCCCAATTCTGGAAGAATTAATTTTCAGAGGGTTGGTGCAATCAACCCTGCATCAGCGCTGGGGACGGATAGGATCGGTTTTTTACGGCAGCCTGATTTTTATGCTGTTTCACGGCAGTTACCTGAATAACGCAAAAGCCTTGACCCACGTGATCGTCATTGGCCTGTGTTTCGCCATTTGGCGGGAGCGCACCCGTTCCCTGATTCCGGGCATGGTGGCCCATTGGTTTAACAATTTGCTGGCCACGGTCTTAATGTTGTCCGGTTCAGGTTAA
- a CDS encoding flagellar hook-basal body complex protein: MSQGMFTAVSGIRANQTRLNVISNNVANVNTLGFKSSSANFATVFASTLSGGSAPNGILGGTNPRQIGNGALVSEIASNFGQGGTQFTGRNTDLSINGDGFFAVERVDTNNGNNSTDYYLTRAGNFTLDSNGNLVTASGNRLRGSSQISGSSTATLGRIQVPTEFQITKELDADGKVQNVFYSPIGRSAANIATDYAAAFGAPPVGNSLSTVTVQLRSFSVGTDGSISATYSNGDQISVRTDSASVTAANAAGDPTLVRREIVHRPYEGGSYPASTYSATDNPYGGQVAQATGQEVFTSGITPTPAGVNPMEGMQMQLQTASVINPAGLLYDGNNNFLQSANSGQTQFGVAGSGSRGNINAGALESSNVDLAGEFTNMIVSQRGLEAASKVVRAQSEVMQTIIQIV; this comes from the coding sequence ATGAGTCAAGGTATGTTTACCGCCGTATCCGGTATTCGGGCCAACCAAACCCGATTGAACGTCATTTCTAACAACGTGGCCAACGTTAACACACTGGGGTTCAAGTCCAGTTCCGCCAACTTTGCCACGGTGTTTGCCAGCACCCTCAGCGGTGGCTCAGCCCCCAACGGTATTTTGGGCGGTACCAACCCCCGACAAATCGGCAACGGCGCGCTGGTGTCTGAGATTGCCTCCAACTTCGGTCAGGGCGGTACCCAGTTTACCGGCAGAAATACGGATTTAAGCATCAACGGCGATGGTTTCTTCGCCGTGGAACGGGTGGACACCAACAACGGCAATAACTCCACCGATTATTACCTGACCCGGGCCGGTAACTTTACCTTGGACTCCAATGGGAATCTGGTCACCGCCTCCGGTAACCGTCTGCGTGGCAGTTCCCAGATTTCCGGCAGTAGCACAGCCACCCTGGGTCGCATCCAGGTGCCTACCGAATTTCAGATTACCAAGGAGCTGGATGCCGACGGTAAGGTTCAAAACGTTTTCTACTCGCCTATTGGCAGAAGTGCTGCCAACATTGCCACCGATTACGCGGCAGCCTTTGGGGCTCCCCCGGTCGGCAACTCTTTAAGTACGGTCACCGTTCAATTGCGTAGCTTCAGCGTGGGAACCGACGGTTCCATTTCCGCCACCTATTCCAACGGCGACCAAATCAGCGTCAGAACAGACTCTGCCAGTGTGACTGCGGCCAACGCGGCGGGCGACCCAACTCTGGTTCGTCGGGAGATCGTTCACCGCCCCTACGAAGGGGGCTCCTATCCGGCCAGCACCTATTCCGCCACGGATAACCCCTATGGCGGACAGGTGGCTCAGGCAACCGGACAAGAAGTGTTTACCAGCGGCATTACCCCAACCCCTGCCGGTGTAAACCCGATGGAAGGGATGCAGATGCAGTTGCAAACGGCCAGTGTCATTAACCCCGCCGGTCTTTTGTACGATGGAAACAACAACTTCCTGCAAAGCGCCAACAGCGGCCAAACCCAATTCGGGGTGGCGGGTAGTGGTTCTCGCGGCAACATCAACGCCGGTGCCCTGGAATCCTCCAACGTGGATCTGGCCGGTGAGTTCACCAACATGATCGTCTCACAGCGAGGACTAGAGGCTGCCAGCAAGGTGGTACGCGCCCAGAGCGAAGTGATGCAGACTATTATTCAGATCGTCTAG
- a CDS encoding flagellar hook capping FlgD N-terminal domain-containing protein — translation MSNYETLIQMQNNTNQVQYQASRKNLGSGKLDREGFIRLIMAQLQYQDPTEPKGNAEMLSQQLQLEQADQMKEIVSATKFSQAGSMVGKQATLMDARWDFTNKTTGTPEWDFQTNQPKTVTGIIEAVQFDAQLGKALVRINGNYYDADAIQQLSVATPPAQTPGTPPPAETSSQP, via the coding sequence ATGAGTAATTACGAAACCCTCATCCAGATGCAAAACAATACCAACCAGGTGCAATACCAGGCCAGTCGCAAAAATCTGGGGAGCGGCAAGCTGGATCGGGAAGGGTTTATCCGGCTGATTATGGCCCAATTGCAGTATCAGGATCCCACCGAACCCAAAGGCAACGCCGAGATGCTCAGCCAGCAACTCCAGCTGGAACAGGCCGATCAGATGAAGGAAATTGTCAGCGCCACCAAGTTTTCCCAGGCGGGCAGTATGGTGGGCAAACAAGCCACCCTGATGGATGCTCGGTGGGACTTTACCAACAAAACCACGGGCACCCCGGAATGGGATTTCCAGACCAACCAGCCTAAAACCGTGACGGGCATTATCGAGGCGGTTCAATTCGACGCGCAGCTGGGCAAAGCGTTGGTGCGCATTAATGGCAATTACTACGACGCGGACGCCATCCAGCAACTGTCAGTGGCCACACCACCCGCCCAAACACCCGGCACCCCGCCCCCAGCTGAAACATCCAGCCAACCATAA
- a CDS encoding flagellar hook-length control protein FliK — MPSPLDFIQTTAPPAPAGSRIELETKAAADESGTPTGEAFSAAFNQALNQVNSKLNKAEPSSPAGTEKPKDLSSGLDVERTGSGQAGQADPSGRKIGKKAEEDATIELAMAGGLNSPTLFSDDLQAPAEAISLLNEAGQSETQSISDESDPQTALMQDNSTRLALSVGFGTLSPDALLMMGLPPTLQAQGPITSVDLPPIPQPDSTVQTSLGIEPASSDSNPAARLNNPASVMQTGFTVASASPDTLDKQGPGFEQALQSAFPSQTQAAPVAQAGASPENRSAKSPDALAPSAAVEIPELPQTPGPISTPDASTASSPPQSNIQNPTQSIVLGTFEPATSPLTPSSPQMTPNTQTLATPFSLLAQGIDPAGQGLPAAFNGPSVKAAEDTLAASTPLSVPLDSFTQENASGSKGAGRMADSSSKTPSGNRSGSPMNELLKPMADLQESLSALNGTVESLSQDPDFESPQGLSEEPIFEMSGQAHLASDPLPSAALAGPLPGSAAIHQNPAANSPDKLPYFASLAENPVDQVVDGTVYSVKNGQKELILKINPDNLGEVRIRLTSLGNNEVSARLIASTQESHELLKTQSETLKASLEAQGIRIEKLSVLLAGHADNGANPNKQDQPSHFQQQSSNNAQAQPQSQQQAFQQSNQSFSPFFQANNGAYQNKQGFAQNPGGMNNGTGHGAEESSSRSAEPVRRNDNGHVSVLA; from the coding sequence ATGCCCAGCCCACTTGACTTCATCCAGACCACAGCGCCCCCAGCCCCGGCTGGCTCCAGAATTGAACTGGAGACCAAAGCGGCTGCTGATGAAAGCGGCACCCCAACGGGCGAAGCCTTTTCCGCCGCCTTCAATCAGGCCTTGAATCAGGTCAATAGCAAGCTAAACAAAGCGGAGCCATCCAGCCCTGCTGGCACCGAGAAACCCAAGGACCTGTCCAGTGGTCTGGACGTAGAACGGACCGGGTCGGGCCAAGCCGGGCAGGCCGATCCTTCTGGCCGCAAGATTGGTAAAAAGGCCGAAGAGGACGCTACAATCGAGCTGGCCATGGCCGGGGGGCTAAACAGTCCCACGCTCTTCAGCGATGACTTGCAGGCTCCCGCAGAGGCGATTAGCCTACTGAATGAGGCTGGCCAAAGCGAAACCCAGTCCATTTCGGACGAGTCCGATCCGCAAACCGCCTTGATGCAGGACAACAGCACACGACTGGCCCTGTCTGTCGGCTTTGGGACGCTGTCCCCGGATGCCCTGCTGATGATGGGTTTGCCCCCCACGTTGCAGGCACAAGGCCCCATAACTTCCGTGGATTTGCCACCCATACCCCAGCCAGATAGCACGGTGCAAACCAGTCTGGGCATTGAGCCCGCTAGCTCTGACAGCAACCCTGCCGCTCGGCTCAATAACCCGGCCAGTGTTATGCAAACCGGTTTTACCGTTGCTTCAGCTTCTCCAGACACGCTGGACAAACAAGGGCCGGGCTTTGAACAAGCCCTGCAATCGGCCTTCCCGTCCCAGACTCAGGCGGCTCCTGTGGCGCAGGCGGGCGCCTCCCCTGAAAATCGGTCTGCCAAATCGCCAGACGCCCTGGCGCCTTCTGCGGCGGTGGAAATACCGGAGTTGCCCCAAACGCCCGGCCCAATCAGCACACCGGATGCTTCCACGGCTTCGAGTCCTCCCCAAAGTAATATTCAGAACCCGACCCAAAGCATTGTTTTGGGGACTTTTGAACCCGCTACCTCACCCCTCACCCCCTCATCACCGCAAATGACCCCAAATACGCAAACCCTGGCCACCCCCTTCAGCTTGCTGGCGCAGGGAATAGACCCAGCGGGGCAAGGGTTGCCCGCCGCATTCAACGGGCCTTCTGTCAAAGCGGCGGAAGATACGCTGGCTGCCTCCACCCCCCTGAGTGTGCCTTTGGACAGCTTCACGCAGGAAAACGCCTCCGGTTCCAAAGGGGCTGGCAGGATGGCCGACAGCAGTTCCAAGACTCCTTCTGGGAACCGCTCTGGGTCCCCCATGAACGAACTGCTCAAACCAATGGCCGACTTGCAAGAATCCCTCAGCGCCCTGAACGGTACCGTTGAAAGCCTCAGCCAGGACCCGGATTTCGAAAGCCCGCAGGGACTGTCAGAAGAACCTATATTCGAGATGTCAGGCCAAGCCCATCTAGCCAGCGATCCCTTGCCGTCCGCCGCTTTGGCAGGCCCTTTGCCCGGCTCTGCCGCGATTCATCAAAACCCGGCAGCCAATAGCCCGGACAAACTGCCATATTTTGCCTCGCTGGCTGAAAACCCGGTGGATCAAGTGGTGGATGGCACCGTTTACAGCGTTAAAAACGGGCAAAAAGAACTGATTTTAAAAATCAACCCGGATAATTTGGGCGAAGTGCGCATTCGCCTGACCAGCCTTGGCAACAACGAAGTGAGTGCCCGACTGATCGCCAGCACCCAGGAAAGCCACGAATTGCTGAAAACCCAATCGGAAACCCTGAAGGCCTCACTGGAAGCTCAGGGAATCCGTATTGAGAAGCTCAGTGTCCTGCTGGCCGGGCATGCCGACAACGGGGCCAATCCCAACAAACAGGACCAACCCTCTCATTTTCAGCAGCAATCATCCAACAACGCTCAGGCCCAACCTCAGTCCCAGCAGCAGGCATTCCAGCAATCAAATCAGTCATTTAGCCCGTTTTTTCAGGCCAATAACGGGGCATACCAAAATAAGCAGGGATTTGCCCAGAACCCCGGCGGCATGAACAACGGAACCGGTCACGGCGCTGAAGAGAGCAGCAGTCGATCGGCTGAGCCCGTGAGGCGGAATGATAACGGTCATGTGAGTGTGTTGGCCTAA
- a CDS encoding flagellar FliJ family protein, with protein MIQQQVAEAEHQKLLIQKRIQDFDTVIAQAFIDQQQQMTGGALNPDQLQQFPHFVWSLKQNRFQETQRLQAQEQKLSQLRGLLQQALIKKKSLDTLREKDFAKYQKSIEKAEEEFLAEIALTRACRKNPVSSR; from the coding sequence ATGATTCAGCAACAGGTGGCCGAGGCGGAACATCAAAAGCTCCTGATTCAAAAGCGCATTCAGGACTTTGATACGGTCATCGCTCAGGCTTTTATCGACCAGCAACAGCAAATGACCGGAGGGGCCCTGAATCCTGATCAATTACAGCAATTTCCTCACTTCGTCTGGAGTCTGAAGCAAAACCGCTTTCAGGAAACCCAGCGCCTGCAAGCTCAGGAACAAAAACTGTCCCAACTGCGGGGGCTCCTGCAACAAGCCCTGATTAAAAAGAAATCTCTGGATACCTTGCGTGAAAAGGATTTTGCCAAATACCAGAAAAGTATTGAAAAAGCCGAAGAAGAATTCCTGGCGGAAATCGCCCTGACCCGGGCCTGCCGCAAAAACCCGGTCTCCTCACGGTAA
- the mutY gene encoding A/G-specific adenine glycosylase, with protein sequence MPTPATPPCLKTGFAQALTDWYKADHRQLPWRETTDPYAIWLSEIMLQQTQVKTVLDYYRRFLAQYPTLQALAQAPPDEVMKLWEGLGYYARCRNLQKAAQHIVEKHNGIFPNSIAEVEALPGIGRSTAGAILTFAYGQKHPLLDGNVKRVLSRVFDVDQEIQQTAVVHQLWQASETLLSESEEPHLYNQAIMELGATVCLPQNPRCLLCPVKSFCQACDRGTQHERPVKAAKAKTPHHTIAVGVIWKDNQVFIQQRPEGGLLGGLWEFPGGKQEARETLTDTVVREIDEELGIKVQVGELITSVKHAYTHFKITLHAYHCQYISGDVQPKAAQAWRWVTPDELPQFAFPKANKTVLEKMLTEWQANQAQPV encoded by the coding sequence ATGCCCACCCCAGCCACCCCGCCTTGTCTCAAAACAGGATTCGCCCAAGCCCTGACGGATTGGTACAAAGCGGATCATCGACAGCTTCCCTGGCGGGAAACCACCGATCCGTACGCCATCTGGCTTTCGGAAATCATGCTGCAACAAACCCAGGTCAAAACCGTACTGGATTACTACCGACGCTTTTTGGCCCAGTACCCCACCCTGCAGGCCCTGGCCCAAGCCCCGCCGGATGAGGTCATGAAACTGTGGGAAGGCTTGGGCTATTACGCCCGTTGCCGCAATCTACAAAAAGCGGCCCAGCACATTGTGGAAAAGCACAACGGTATTTTCCCCAACTCCATAGCGGAAGTAGAAGCCCTGCCCGGCATTGGCCGCAGCACGGCGGGAGCCATTTTGACCTTTGCCTACGGGCAAAAGCATCCTTTATTGGATGGCAACGTCAAGCGGGTACTCAGTCGCGTTTTTGATGTGGATCAAGAGATTCAGCAAACCGCTGTGGTCCATCAACTGTGGCAGGCCTCGGAAACCCTGCTCTCGGAAAGCGAAGAGCCCCACTTATACAATCAGGCCATTATGGAATTGGGGGCTACGGTGTGTCTGCCGCAAAATCCCCGCTGCCTGCTATGCCCGGTCAAATCCTTTTGCCAGGCCTGCGATCGGGGTACGCAACATGAGCGTCCGGTGAAGGCGGCCAAGGCCAAGACCCCGCACCATACCATTGCCGTGGGGGTCATCTGGAAAGACAATCAGGTGTTCATTCAGCAACGCCCGGAAGGCGGTTTGCTGGGCGGCCTGTGGGAATTTCCCGGTGGCAAGCAAGAGGCGAGGGAAACGCTGACCGACACAGTGGTTCGAGAAATTGATGAAGAGCTGGGCATAAAAGTGCAAGTGGGCGAACTGATTACCAGCGTAAAGCACGCCTACACTCATTTTAAAATCACCCTGCACGCCTATCATTGCCAATACATCAGCGGCGATGTGCAACCCAAAGCGGCCCAAGCCTGGCGCTGGGTAACACCCGATGAATTACCCCAATTCGCCTTTCCCAAGGCCAATAAAACGGTGCTGGAAAAAATGCTAACTGAATGGCAAGCCAATCAGGCCCAGCCTGTCTAA
- a CDS encoding B-box zinc finger protein produces MTDSSNVPCTTHPQTLTRLRCTECETPICPRCMVMYEVGFKCLVCARKRPNSLEQVQTRHWLAAGFSSLGFGWLYGWLHPVLMSVGLLWFLGLPILAVLVTYALGQQAGRLSHRVSGHKRHRGLAGLAFSSALLGAFLAAPIQSELGMLWSVISSAASDPAVSGTSSTLYVLGQGLRLLGLIAFLRGFRQAFRA; encoded by the coding sequence TTGACCGATTCCAGCAATGTGCCCTGTACCACCCATCCGCAAACGCTGACCCGCTTGCGCTGCACCGAGTGCGAAACCCCCATTTGCCCCCGGTGCATGGTGATGTACGAGGTGGGCTTTAAATGTCTGGTTTGCGCCCGAAAGCGCCCCAATAGCCTGGAGCAGGTTCAGACCAGACACTGGCTGGCCGCAGGATTCAGCAGCCTAGGCTTCGGCTGGCTATACGGCTGGCTGCATCCCGTGTTAATGAGCGTGGGATTACTGTGGTTTTTGGGGTTGCCCATATTGGCCGTGTTGGTCACCTATGCCCTGGGCCAGCAGGCGGGCAGGCTCTCTCATCGGGTGTCCGGCCACAAGCGCCACCGGGGGTTGGCGGGGCTGGCATTCAGTAGCGCCCTTTTGGGGGCCTTCCTGGCCGCGCCCATTCAATCGGAACTGGGGATGCTGTGGTCTGTCATCAGCAGCGCCGCCAGCGATCCGGCGGTATCCGGCACTTCCAGCACCTTGTACGTGTTGGGGCAGGGCTTGCGGTTGTTGGGACTCATCGCTTTTTTGCGAGGCTTCCGTCAGGCTTTCCGGGCTTAG
- a CDS encoding FAD-binding oxidoreductase, which yields MSQALVHTLRSILGARYVLDQPEELMAYECDACTLIQKKPDIVALPKTPEEVAQMVQACIQAGVPYTARGAGTGLSGGALPMQGGVQIGLNRLNRIVAIDPKNRTATVEVGVINASLNNALKPYGLFYAPDPSSQSACTLGGNIAENAGGIHCIKYGVTTDHVLALQMVLPDGSLTWIGSQNRRSHGPNLVGLMVGSEGTLGIMTQAIVKITPVPETIRVYLAAFESVTDAGGTVASIIRSGLVPSALEFMDAFTVRAVNQAFQVGFPEEAEAVLLIELDGPTAQVLQDEKKLRAILDNHRVSQVRAGETEAERLALWKARKATVAAYGRYAPAFYLNDTVIPRSQLVNLLEKIYAVAERYEVIICNVFHAGDGNLHPHVLFDPDKPDEVRRAMQAGEEILQACLSVGGALSGEHGIGIEKSELMPLQFSSESLEKMRQLKRTIDPVGLCNPEKIFPMRTACGETRHAVSPQLLTGEGLWI from the coding sequence ATGTCGCAAGCCCTGGTTCACACCCTCCGCAGTATTCTGGGGGCCAGATACGTTCTGGATCAACCCGAAGAACTGATGGCTTACGAATGTGACGCTTGCACCCTCATTCAGAAAAAACCGGACATTGTAGCCCTCCCCAAAACCCCGGAGGAAGTGGCTCAGATGGTGCAAGCCTGCATTCAGGCCGGTGTCCCCTATACGGCCAGAGGCGCTGGCACCGGGCTCTCCGGCGGGGCCTTGCCCATGCAGGGCGGGGTACAAATCGGGTTGAATCGCTTGAACCGCATTGTGGCCATTGATCCCAAAAACCGCACCGCCACGGTGGAAGTGGGGGTGATCAACGCCAGCCTGAACAACGCTTTAAAGCCCTACGGCCTGTTCTACGCCCCCGATCCCTCCTCCCAAAGCGCCTGCACCTTGGGCGGTAATATCGCCGAAAACGCCGGGGGGATTCACTGTATTAAATACGGGGTGACCACGGATCACGTGCTGGCCCTGCAAATGGTCTTGCCCGATGGATCGCTGACCTGGATTGGCAGCCAAAATCGCCGAAGCCACGGCCCCAACCTGGTGGGCCTCATGGTGGGCTCCGAAGGCACTTTGGGCATTATGACTCAGGCCATTGTAAAAATAACCCCCGTACCGGAAACAATACGGGTGTATCTGGCCGCATTTGAGAGCGTGACCGATGCCGGAGGCACGGTGGCCAGCATCATTCGCAGCGGCTTGGTGCCATCCGCGCTGGAGTTTATGGACGCCTTTACGGTCAGAGCGGTCAATCAGGCCTTTCAGGTGGGCTTCCCGGAAGAGGCGGAAGCAGTGTTATTGATTGAGCTGGATGGCCCCACCGCCCAGGTGTTACAGGATGAAAAAAAGTTACGGGCCATTTTAGACAATCACCGGGTCAGCCAGGTACGAGCCGGAGAAACCGAGGCCGAGCGCCTGGCCCTGTGGAAGGCCCGTAAAGCCACGGTAGCCGCTTATGGGCGGTATGCCCCGGCCTTTTACCTGAATGACACGGTCATTCCCCGCAGCCAGTTGGTAAACCTGCTGGAGAAAATTTACGCCGTGGCCGAGCGCTACGAGGTCATCATCTGCAACGTGTTCCATGCGGGCGATGGGAATTTGCACCCCCATGTGCTGTTTGATCCGGACAAACCCGATGAAGTGCGCCGGGCCATGCAGGCGGGCGAAGAGATTTTACAGGCCTGCCTGTCGGTGGGCGGCGCTTTGAGCGGTGAGCATGGCATTGGTATTGAAAAATCGGAGTTGATGCCCCTGCAATTTTCCTCGGAATCGCTGGAAAAAATGCGGCAACTGAAGCGCACCATCGACCCGGTGGGATTGTGCAACCCGGAGAAAATTTTCCCCATGCGCACAGCCTGCGGGGAAACCCGCCATGCGGTTAGCCCCCAATTACTGACCGGGGAGGGGTTATGGATATAG
- a CDS encoding FAD-binding oxidoreductase produces MDIAASSASLSLKELQQMGLACPWEFDTRSGHKLSPQTPAQVARLLQWAQSQKKPVALTPTDAALLPEALWLDLSSLNRVRQHAVADFIIQVECGMTYRELLATVAPHRQIWPLSYPPTLTIGQILAEERPALHTGLRGYPRDYVLKVEVATPDGQVTISGADVVKNVTGYDLAKLYIGGYHQFGVLTSVTLKLAALPETRQQWRLSPDSLNQAFPLVEQILASGLALNVCELFQDQGQWRLLLELAGDEAIVKAQAADLSGQFTGSPTVLDTRSGEALLFELQQFPAQQTILEAAFPLSQWQDFVSQVSKQPSLGSIRIQVRPAAGLVYLFANQLPFAALRYLKEQTEAHQGFLQIKQIAPEDVTNASEATSIYADANLPQNPAVRDLLRRLKNSYDPGNILFAAQLSLT; encoded by the coding sequence ATGGATATAGCAGCCTCCAGCGCCTCTCTCAGCCTGAAGGAACTCCAGCAAATGGGCTTGGCCTGCCCTTGGGAATTTGACACTCGCAGCGGCCACAAGCTAAGCCCCCAAACCCCCGCTCAGGTGGCCAGACTCTTGCAATGGGCTCAATCTCAAAAAAAGCCAGTGGCCCTGACCCCAACCGATGCGGCATTGCTGCCAGAAGCCCTGTGGCTGGATTTATCAAGCCTGAATCGAGTCCGGCAGCATGCCGTGGCCGATTTTATCATTCAGGTGGAATGCGGCATGACCTACCGGGAATTGCTGGCCACGGTGGCTCCGCACCGGCAGATCTGGCCGCTGAGCTACCCGCCTACACTCACCATCGGGCAAATTCTGGCGGAAGAACGCCCGGCCCTGCACACCGGTCTGCGGGGTTATCCACGAGACTATGTATTAAAGGTGGAAGTGGCCACCCCGGATGGGCAAGTGACCATCAGCGGGGCGGATGTGGTGAAAAACGTAACCGGCTACGATTTAGCCAAGCTGTACATTGGCGGCTACCATCAATTCGGAGTACTTACTTCCGTGACCCTCAAGCTGGCCGCCCTGCCCGAAACGCGCCAGCAATGGCGCTTATCGCCCGATTCACTGAATCAGGCGTTTCCACTGGTGGAGCAAATACTTGCCAGCGGGCTGGCCCTCAACGTATGCGAACTATTTCAGGATCAGGGCCAGTGGCGCTTGCTACTTGAGCTGGCTGGAGATGAGGCCATCGTGAAGGCTCAGGCCGCTGATTTGTCAGGACAGTTTACCGGTTCTCCCACCGTGCTGGACACCCGCAGCGGTGAGGCGCTGCTGTTTGAACTGCAACAATTCCCGGCGCAGCAAACCATTCTGGAAGCGGCCTTTCCCCTCAGCCAATGGCAGGACTTTGTCAGTCAGGTCAGCAAGCAGCCCTCTCTGGGCTCTATTCGCATTCAGGTGCGCCCGGCGGCCGGACTGGTGTACCTGTTTGCCAATCAGCTTCCCTTCGCGGCCTTGCGCTATTTGAAAGAGCAGACAGAGGCGCATCAGGGCTTTTTGCAAATCAAGCAAATAGCCCCTGAAGATGTAACCAACGCTTCGGAAGCCACCAGCATTTACGCCGATGCCAACTTGCCCCAGAATCCTGCGGTGCGGGACTTGCTCCGGCGTTTAAAAAACAGCTATGATCCCGGTAACATCCTGTTTGCGGCCCAGTTATCCTTAACCTAG